One genomic segment of Bradyrhizobium diazoefficiens includes these proteins:
- a CDS encoding DUF1850 domain-containing protein yields the protein MAAASACNGRGGVSLCFATVGGVKTLALSAFTLVWTHSIAKVDWQEDWRVTPAGLELVQARVKGTGPGMEPPPEARLVDGWFQWQPQRALMPEVVLGNSGAAGEWRLCDDGKCRTLSEIVGHPIGANVTTMKVCNDKN from the coding sequence GTGGCGGCAGCGTCCGCCTGTAACGGTCGAGGCGGTGTGAGCCTCTGCTTCGCAACAGTTGGGGGCGTGAAGACGCTCGCGCTGTCCGCTTTCACGCTGGTGTGGACGCACTCGATCGCCAAGGTCGACTGGCAGGAGGATTGGCGCGTCACGCCCGCCGGCCTCGAACTGGTGCAGGCGCGCGTCAAGGGCACCGGTCCCGGCATGGAGCCGCCGCCCGAGGCGCGGCTGGTGGACGGCTGGTTTCAGTGGCAGCCGCAGCGTGCGCTGATGCCGGAAGTCGTGCTCGGCAATTCCGGCGCGGCGGGGGAATGGCGGCTGTGCGATGACGGCAAGTGCCGAACTTTATCCGAGATTGTCGGCCATCCCATCGGTGCTAACGTCACGACGATGAAGGTCTGCAACGACAAGAACTAG
- a CDS encoding TRAP transporter permease, protein MLQAEGTEAAPIKVEFDNFEHGFPEGFGPGGWGRLAYWIGIAFATFQLYVAAFNYLPSQVVRGVHVGFLVLLTFGLIANFTAKGNAGRALGWLIGGAGFLCGLYQWIFYADLIARDGDPTRLDLAVGTLLAVLIFEGTRRLMGAALPLMCGACLVYWFFGQYLPSPLNHRGYDFDQIVTHLSFGTEGFYGVPIYVSATYIFLFILFGSFLERAGMIQLFTDVSLGLFGRTRGGPAKVAVFASGMMGTISGSGVANVVTVGQFTIPLMIRFGYRRAFAAGVEATASMGGQIMPPVMGAVAFIMAETLGVQYSEIVKAAAIPAILYFASAFWMVHLEAGKYGLTGMKRSETPSAWKALVKGWYLVLPLAALVYMLFEGFTPLYAGSMGLALTVTLILGTAITTGASSNVIRYIFWIGLALVVAALSRDGLQIVPVASVVVGLIVLTAFVRGGFKALRECRDSLAESAKSAITVGMACAIVGVIIGMMSQTGVGTIFGGWVIGLGEKSLFLALIMTMLLSILLGTGIPTIPTYIITAALAAPALAKLGVPLIASHMFAFYYGIMADLSPPVALAALAAAPIAKENPDKIGWEAMRIALAGYVIPFIFVYSPALMLQAGDPMAAELGFYGAVALASFKALVAIALFGMVAIGFLFTRLTIVERVVAFAAAMCLLGDFPFSDTAGFMLSAALVLWQWRQRPPVTVEAV, encoded by the coding sequence ATGTTGCAGGCAGAGGGCACCGAGGCGGCGCCGATCAAGGTCGAGTTCGACAATTTCGAGCACGGTTTCCCGGAAGGGTTTGGCCCGGGCGGGTGGGGCCGGCTCGCCTACTGGATCGGCATCGCGTTCGCGACCTTCCAGCTCTATGTGGCCGCCTTCAACTATCTGCCGAGCCAGGTGGTGCGCGGCGTCCATGTCGGCTTCCTGGTGCTGCTCACCTTCGGCCTGATCGCCAACTTCACCGCGAAAGGCAATGCCGGCCGCGCGCTCGGCTGGCTGATCGGCGGCGCCGGCTTCCTCTGCGGGCTCTATCAGTGGATCTTCTACGCCGATCTGATCGCGCGCGACGGCGATCCGACCCGGCTCGACCTTGCGGTCGGTACGCTGCTCGCGGTGCTGATCTTCGAGGGCACGCGGCGCCTGATGGGCGCGGCGCTGCCGCTGATGTGCGGCGCCTGCCTCGTCTACTGGTTCTTCGGCCAGTATCTGCCGTCGCCGCTCAATCATCGCGGCTATGATTTCGATCAGATCGTCACGCATCTCTCCTTCGGCACCGAAGGCTTTTACGGCGTGCCGATCTACGTCTCGGCGACCTACATCTTCCTGTTCATCCTGTTCGGCTCGTTCCTGGAGCGCGCCGGCATGATCCAGCTGTTCACCGACGTGTCGCTGGGCCTGTTCGGCCGCACCCGCGGCGGCCCCGCCAAGGTCGCGGTGTTCGCCTCGGGCATGATGGGCACGATCTCGGGCTCAGGCGTTGCCAACGTCGTCACCGTCGGCCAGTTCACCATTCCGCTGATGATCCGGTTCGGCTACCGCCGCGCCTTTGCCGCCGGCGTCGAGGCCACCGCCTCGATGGGCGGACAGATCATGCCGCCGGTGATGGGCGCGGTCGCCTTCATCATGGCGGAGACGCTCGGGGTCCAGTACTCCGAGATCGTGAAAGCGGCGGCGATCCCTGCGATCCTCTATTTCGCCTCCGCGTTCTGGATGGTGCATCTGGAAGCCGGCAAGTACGGCCTTACCGGCATGAAGCGCTCTGAGACCCCGAGCGCCTGGAAGGCGCTGGTGAAGGGCTGGTATCTCGTGCTGCCGCTCGCCGCGCTGGTCTACATGCTGTTCGAGGGCTTTACGCCGCTCTATGCCGGCAGCATGGGCCTTGCGCTCACGGTGACGCTGATCCTCGGCACCGCCATCACGACGGGCGCATCGTCCAACGTCATCCGCTACATCTTCTGGATCGGGCTTGCGCTTGTCGTTGCCGCGCTGTCGCGCGACGGCCTCCAGATCGTGCCGGTTGCGAGCGTCGTGGTCGGGCTCATCGTCCTCACGGCGTTCGTGCGCGGCGGGTTCAAAGCCCTGCGCGAGTGCCGCGACTCGCTTGCCGAAAGCGCAAAGTCCGCGATCACCGTCGGCATGGCCTGCGCCATCGTTGGCGTCATCATCGGCATGATGTCGCAGACGGGCGTCGGCACCATCTTCGGCGGCTGGGTGATCGGGCTCGGCGAGAAGAGCCTGTTCCTGGCGCTGATCATGACCATGCTGCTGTCGATCCTGCTCGGCACCGGCATTCCGACCATCCCGACCTACATCATCACCGCCGCGCTTGCCGCGCCGGCGCTGGCCAAGCTCGGCGTGCCGCTAATCGCGAGCCATATGTTCGCGTTCTACTACGGCATCATGGCCGACCTCTCGCCGCCGGTCGCGCTCGCAGCGCTCGCGGCGGCGCCGATCGCGAAGGAGAACCCGGACAAGATCGGCTGGGAGGCGATGCGCATCGCGCTCGCCGGTTACGTCATCCCGTTCATCTTCGTCTATTCGCCGGCCCTGATGCTGCAGGCGGGCGATCCCATGGCGGCAGAACTCGGCTTCTACGGCGCGGTGGCGCTGGCGAGCTTCAAGGCGCTGGTGGCGATCGCACTGTTCGGGATGGTGGCGATCGGCTTCCTGTTCACGCGGCTGACGATCGTCGAGCGCGTGGTCGCGTTTGCTGCCGCGATGTGCCTGCTCGGCGATTTCCCGTTCAGCGACACCGCGGGCTTCATGCTCTCCGCAGCGCTTGTGCTGTGGCAGTGGCGGCAGCGTCCGCCTGTAACGGTCGAGGCGGTGTGA
- a CDS encoding TAXI family TRAP transporter solute-binding subunit encodes MKRTIFGAAAALALAASAPCAHAQSFINVLTGGTSGVYYPLGVAIGKIYGDKIPNVKTQVQATKASVENLILLQQGRGELAFTLGDSLKAAWEGDEEAGFKTKLNKLRTIGAIYPNYIQIVATTESGIKTLADLKGKSLSVGAPKSGTELNSRAILAAAGMSYKDLGKVEYLPFAESVDLMKNRQLGATLQSAGLGVASLKDLSTSSPITVVSVPKETVDKIGPPFIAATIPANTYTGQDKDVPTAAVVNYLVTSSAVSDDLAYQMTKLVYESLPELANAHAAGKEIKLETAATGSPVPLHPGAIRYYKEKGLIK; translated from the coding sequence ATGAAACGGACGATTTTCGGCGCGGCCGCGGCTCTTGCTCTGGCGGCGTCGGCACCTTGCGCCCATGCGCAGTCTTTCATCAACGTGCTGACCGGAGGCACGTCCGGCGTCTACTATCCGCTCGGGGTCGCGATCGGGAAGATCTACGGCGACAAGATCCCGAACGTGAAGACGCAGGTTCAGGCCACCAAGGCGTCGGTCGAAAACCTGATCCTGCTGCAGCAGGGCCGCGGCGAACTGGCGTTCACGCTGGGCGACTCGCTGAAAGCCGCCTGGGAGGGCGACGAGGAAGCCGGCTTCAAGACCAAGCTTAACAAGCTCCGCACCATCGGCGCGATCTATCCGAACTACATCCAGATCGTCGCGACCACCGAGAGCGGCATCAAGACGCTGGCCGACCTCAAGGGCAAGAGCCTGTCGGTCGGCGCGCCGAAGTCGGGCACCGAGCTCAATTCCCGCGCCATCCTTGCCGCCGCCGGCATGAGCTACAAGGACCTCGGCAAGGTCGAGTATCTGCCGTTCGCCGAGTCCGTCGACCTCATGAAGAATCGCCAGCTTGGTGCGACCCTCCAGTCCGCCGGCCTCGGCGTCGCTTCGCTGAAGGACCTCTCGACCTCCAGCCCGATCACGGTGGTGTCGGTGCCGAAGGAGACCGTGGACAAGATCGGCCCGCCCTTCATCGCCGCGACCATTCCGGCCAACACCTATACCGGCCAGGACAAGGACGTGCCGACAGCAGCCGTGGTCAATTATCTCGTGACCAGTTCCGCCGTCTCCGACGATCTCGCCTATCAGATGACAAAGCTGGTCTACGAATCGCTGCCGGAGCTTGCCAACGCGCACGCGGCGGGCAAGGAGATCAAGCTCGAGACCGCTGCCACCGGCAGCCCGGTTCCGCTGCACCCCGGCGCGATCCGCTATTACAAAGAGAAGGGGCTGATCAAGTAA
- a CDS encoding PaaI family thioesterase: MTSKAATRLKSDGWTILETTGFMHLIGPLWERKVDGQYEFALATEDKHHNRRGLVQGGVMMTFADRTCGMTARYVSGKEFMATVQLDTHFVEAGQIGDILISRPRVVRSTRSLIFMSTEVTVDGRCIVMANGVFKILKGPA; encoded by the coding sequence ATGACGAGCAAGGCCGCCACAAGGCTGAAATCAGACGGCTGGACCATCCTGGAGACCACCGGCTTCATGCATCTGATCGGGCCCTTGTGGGAGCGCAAGGTCGACGGCCAATACGAATTCGCGCTCGCCACCGAAGACAAGCATCACAACCGCCGCGGCCTGGTCCAGGGCGGCGTGATGATGACCTTCGCCGACCGCACCTGCGGCATGACCGCCCGCTACGTTTCCGGCAAGGAATTCATGGCGACGGTGCAGCTCGACACCCATTTCGTCGAGGCCGGCCAGATCGGCGACATCCTGATCTCCCGCCCCCGCGTGGTCCGCTCGACCCGCAGCCTGATCTTCATGAGCACCGAGGTGACGGTGGATGGCCGTTGCATCGTGATGGCCAACGGCGTGTTCAAGATATTGAAGGGGCCGGCGTAG
- a CDS encoding aldo/keto reductase has protein sequence MQYRQLGRSGLKVSPICLGTMMFGGPTDEAASKRIIDKAHGAGINFIDTADAYSKGASEEVVGRAIAANRNGWVLATKLANPMNNEMGSDPNRVGLSRRWVLQAADESLKRLGTDHIDIYYLHKEDHATPLEETVRAMGDLIRSGKVRYFGVSNYRAWRVAEICNICDRLGIDRPVASQPYYNAMNRMPEVEHFPACAYYGLGIVPYSPLARGVLTGKYAPDAAPDKETRAGRNDTRMMQTEWRPESLQLAQEIKAHAEKKGITAGQFAVAWVLNSAFVSSIVAGPRTEEQWDGYIGALDYRFTADDEALIDRLVVPGHPSTPGYNDPAYPIEGRRARTA, from the coding sequence ATGCAATACCGCCAGCTTGGCCGCAGCGGCCTGAAAGTGTCGCCGATTTGCCTGGGCACCATGATGTTCGGCGGGCCAACCGATGAAGCCGCATCGAAACGGATCATCGACAAGGCGCACGGCGCCGGCATCAACTTCATCGACACCGCGGATGCCTATTCGAAAGGCGCATCCGAGGAGGTCGTCGGCCGCGCCATAGCTGCCAACCGCAACGGCTGGGTGCTCGCCACAAAGCTCGCCAACCCCATGAACAACGAAATGGGCAGCGATCCCAACCGCGTCGGCCTGTCGCGGCGCTGGGTGCTGCAGGCCGCCGACGAGAGTCTCAAGCGCCTCGGCACCGACCACATCGACATCTACTATCTGCACAAGGAAGACCATGCGACGCCGCTGGAAGAGACCGTGCGCGCGATGGGCGATTTGATCCGATCAGGCAAGGTGCGCTATTTCGGCGTCTCCAACTACCGCGCCTGGCGCGTCGCCGAGATCTGCAACATCTGCGACCGCCTCGGCATCGACCGCCCCGTGGCGAGCCAGCCCTATTACAACGCGATGAACCGCATGCCCGAAGTCGAGCACTTCCCGGCTTGCGCCTATTATGGCCTCGGCATCGTGCCCTATAGCCCCTTGGCACGCGGCGTGCTCACCGGCAAGTACGCGCCGGATGCTGCTCCCGACAAGGAGACGCGCGCGGGCCGCAACGACACCCGCATGATGCAGACCGAATGGCGGCCGGAATCGCTCCAGCTCGCGCAGGAGATCAAGGCCCACGCCGAGAAGAAAGGCATTACCGCCGGCCAGTTCGCCGTCGCCTGGGTGCTGAACTCCGCCTTCGTCTCCTCAATCGTCGCAGGTCCCCGCACCGAGGAGCAATGGGACGGCTACATCGGCGCGCTCGACTACCGCTTCACCGCCGATGACGAGGCGCTGATCGACCGCCTGGTCGTGCCCGGCCACCCCTCGACGCCGGGCTACAACGACCCGGCCTATCCGATCGAAGGCCGCCGCGCGCGGACCGCCTGA
- a CDS encoding tetratricopeptide repeat protein, protein MALEDRYGLPLSTSSPEAASAYRDGADLMLAGWTGTAETLERAIAADPDFALPHIARARVHAFYQQGDLARSKAAAARELVAKHGTERERSHVETLALAIEGRLPEAIAATLKHIEAWPRDALVLSLPLGAFGLFAFSGMADHDRARHELCERVARHYGEDWWFLTMHGWAMTENGDVARGRTVTERGFDLRRQNAHAAHAVLHAMFEDGSIEEADRLVDEWIPSYDRAGILHGHIRWHQALGALEHGDAARALAIYADVLQPSATQAPPLNVVTDAASLLWRLSAYGHGVPKALWLEADATAQKLFPKSSLPFADVHMALFAAATQNRDALAARLAMIEQRLAEGKLPAGPVVPAICRALAAFADEDYPVCVQTLAPALADVVRIGGSHAQRELVEDTYIVALMRCGELPRARSLLDARLHRRPSLRDTRWQAAMA, encoded by the coding sequence ATGGCGCTCGAAGACCGCTACGGCCTGCCGCTCTCCACCTCTTCGCCCGAGGCAGCAAGCGCCTATCGCGACGGCGCCGACCTCATGCTAGCGGGCTGGACCGGTACGGCGGAGACGCTGGAGCGCGCGATTGCGGCTGATCCGGATTTCGCGCTGCCCCACATCGCCCGCGCCCGCGTGCATGCCTTCTATCAACAGGGTGATCTCGCACGGAGCAAGGCGGCGGCCGCGCGCGAGCTCGTCGCCAAACACGGCACGGAGCGCGAGCGCTCGCATGTCGAGACGCTGGCGCTGGCGATCGAGGGCCGGCTGCCCGAGGCGATCGCAGCGACGCTGAAGCATATCGAGGCATGGCCGCGCGACGCATTGGTGCTGTCGCTGCCGCTCGGCGCCTTCGGCCTGTTCGCCTTCTCCGGCATGGCCGACCACGACCGCGCCCGGCATGAGCTGTGCGAGCGCGTCGCGCGTCACTATGGCGAGGACTGGTGGTTCCTCACCATGCATGGCTGGGCCATGACCGAGAATGGCGATGTCGCCCGTGGCCGCACCGTGACCGAGCGCGGCTTCGACCTGCGCCGGCAGAACGCCCATGCCGCGCATGCCGTGCTGCACGCGATGTTCGAGGACGGCTCGATCGAGGAGGCCGACCGCCTCGTCGACGAATGGATCCCTTCTTACGATCGCGCCGGCATTCTGCACGGCCACATCCGCTGGCACCAGGCGCTCGGCGCGCTCGAGCATGGCGATGCGGCCCGTGCGCTCGCGATCTACGCCGACGTCCTCCAGCCCTCCGCCACGCAGGCGCCGCCGCTCAACGTCGTCACCGACGCTGCCTCGCTGCTCTGGCGCCTGTCCGCGTATGGCCACGGCGTCCCGAAAGCGCTGTGGCTCGAGGCCGATGCCACCGCGCAAAAACTGTTTCCGAAATCGAGCCTCCCCTTTGCCGACGTCCACATGGCGCTGTTCGCAGCCGCAACGCAAAATCGCGACGCGCTCGCCGCGCGGCTTGCCATGATCGAGCAGCGACTCGCCGAGGGCAAGCTGCCGGCCGGGCCCGTGGTGCCCGCTATCTGCCGCGCGCTCGCCGCCTTTGCCGACGAGGACTATCCGGTTTGCGTGCAGACGCTCGCGCCGGCTCTTGCTGACGTCGTGCGCATCGGCGGCAGCCATGCCCAGCGCGAGCTGGTCGAGGACACTTACATTGTCGCGCTGATGCGCTGCGGCGAGCTGCCGCGCGCCCGCAGCCTGCTCGATGCCCGCCTCCACCGCCGCCCGTCCCTGCGCGATACGCGCTGGCAGGCGGCGATGGCTTGA
- a CDS encoding CoA transferase subunit A: protein MTEIVALEALAARVAPGQSLAIPVDGSGVAMAATAALIEAGICDIRLICVPISGMQADLLIGAGAIASLETSAVSLGEAGAAPRFTAGIKSGAFAMRDSTCPAIYAGLLAAQKGVPFMPVAGIIGSDLLNVRPDWQVIDSPVGEARKVVVVPAISPDVALFHAPEADRAGNVRIGRHRELAELAYAARRTFVTVERIVDRNLLESEDSAAGVLPSLYVDTIAIAERGAWPLPLWDEYPADEAEVARYAAMARSEEGFHAYLSGFLADHKQAA, encoded by the coding sequence ATGACCGAGATCGTTGCGCTGGAGGCGCTGGCCGCGCGCGTCGCGCCGGGGCAATCGCTGGCAATTCCCGTCGACGGTTCCGGCGTGGCGATGGCGGCCACCGCCGCGCTGATCGAAGCCGGCATCTGCGACATCAGGCTGATCTGCGTCCCGATCTCCGGCATGCAGGCCGATCTGCTGATCGGCGCCGGCGCGATCGCCTCGCTCGAGACCAGCGCGGTGTCCCTGGGTGAGGCCGGAGCAGCGCCGCGCTTCACCGCCGGCATCAAGAGCGGCGCCTTCGCTATGCGCGACTCCACCTGTCCTGCGATCTACGCCGGCCTGCTGGCGGCGCAGAAGGGCGTGCCGTTCATGCCGGTCGCCGGCATCATCGGCAGCGATCTCCTCAACGTACGCCCCGACTGGCAAGTGATCGACAGCCCCGTCGGCGAGGCGCGCAAGGTGGTCGTGGTGCCCGCGATCTCCCCCGATGTCGCGCTGTTCCACGCGCCCGAGGCCGATCGCGCCGGCAACGTCCGCATCGGCCGCCACCGCGAGCTCGCCGAGCTCGCTTATGCCGCCAGGCGCACCTTCGTCACCGTGGAACGCATCGTCGATCGCAACCTGCTCGAGAGCGAGGATTCCGCTGCCGGCGTGCTGCCCTCGCTCTACGTCGACACTATCGCCATCGCCGAGCGCGGCGCCTGGCCGCTGCCGCTGTGGGACGAATATCCCGCCGACGAAGCCGAGGTGGCGCGCTATGCGGCGATGGCGCGCAGCGAGGAGGGCTTTCACGCCTATCTCTCCGGCTTCCTCGCCGACCACAAGCAGGCGGCGTGA
- a CDS encoding CoA-transferase has translation MPTALERREILIATIADLLDGIRHVAVGASSPIPAAGAMLLRARHELCGKPPVRISILGSRAHNFFTNGGIELFDCAAQGRVDAFFLGGGQIDGQGNINLVGTGEYPRTDVRWPGSFGSAYLYHLVPRVILFREEHTRRVFVPKVDFVSARAVTPEVPRRGGPHALLTNMALFDFDRDAGRFSLRSVHPPFTPADIRENTGFDYDEPEVVRETPRPDAATLALLRGRILDELAETYPAFARMMKQAA, from the coding sequence ATGCCGACCGCGCTTGAGCGGCGCGAGATCCTGATCGCCACCATCGCCGACCTGCTCGACGGCATCCGCCATGTCGCGGTCGGCGCGTCGTCGCCGATCCCCGCGGCCGGCGCGATGCTGCTGCGGGCGCGCCACGAGCTCTGTGGCAAGCCGCCGGTGCGCATCTCGATTCTGGGATCGCGGGCGCACAATTTCTTCACCAATGGCGGAATCGAGCTGTTCGACTGTGCCGCGCAGGGCCGGGTCGATGCCTTCTTCCTCGGCGGCGGCCAAATCGACGGCCAAGGCAATATCAATTTGGTCGGCACCGGCGAATATCCGAGGACGGACGTGCGCTGGCCGGGCTCGTTCGGCTCGGCCTATCTCTATCACCTCGTCCCGCGCGTGATCCTGTTTCGCGAAGAGCATACGCGGCGCGTGTTTGTGCCCAAAGTCGATTTCGTCAGCGCGCGAGCGGTTACACCGGAAGTGCCGCGCCGCGGCGGGCCGCACGCGCTGCTGACCAACATGGCGCTGTTCGACTTCGACCGCGACGCGGGCCGCTTCTCGCTGCGCTCGGTCCACCCACCCTTCACTCCGGCCGATATCAGGGAGAATACCGGCTTCGACTATGACGAGCCGGAGGTCGTGCGCGAAACGCCGCGACCGGATGCCGCAACGCTGGCGCTCTTGCGCGGACGGATTCTCGATGAGCTCGCCGAGACTTATCCGGCCTTCGCGCGGATGATGAAGCAGGCAGCGTGA